From a single Equus asinus isolate D_3611 breed Donkey chromosome 2, EquAss-T2T_v2, whole genome shotgun sequence genomic region:
- the IRF9 gene encoding interferon regulatory factor 9 isoform X1: MASGRARCTRKLRNWVVEQVESGQFPGVCWDDAAKTMFRIPWKHAGKQDFREDQDAAFFKAWAIFKGKYKEGDTEGPAIWKTRLRCALNKSLEFEEVPENGHRDGAEPYKVYRLLPPGTLPAQPGTQKSPSKRHHSSVSSEREEDGGTRKNCILSPSLPQDPLKNEEVVANGDSGHSDFGSSSSSNSPEPQEGTDKTEAPVQGDQGSLELLSSPDSEPCADQVDPWGEALVQMATDYSLLLTFIYDGRVVGEAQVQSLDCRLVAEPSGSQYGMEQVVFPKPGPQEPTQRLLSQLERGVLVASNSRGLFVQRLCPIPISWNAPRTPPGPGPHLLPSNKCVELFRTTHFCRDLARYFQGLGPPPKFRVTLNFWEESPDRSHTPKSLITVQMEQAFARHLLEETPEEQAAILSLVQSLGSPPSSSPLCSPVSFERDSFSTLATGLPQC, encoded by the exons ATGGCATCAGGCAGGGCACGCTGCACCAGAAAGCTCCGGAACTGGGTGGTAGAGCAAGTGGAAAGCGGGCAGTTCCCAGGGGTGTGCTGGGATGATGCCGCTAAGACCATGTTCCGGATTCCCTGGAAGCACGCAGGCAAGCAGGACTTCAGGGAGGACCAGGATGCCGCCTTCTTCAAG GCCTGGGCGATATTTAAGGGGAAGTACAAGGAAGGGGACACAGAAGGCCCTGCTATCTGGAAGACCCGTCTGCGCTGTGCTCTCAACAAGAGTCTTGAATTTGAGGAGGTTCCTGAGAATGGCCATCGGGACGGGGCTGAGCCCTACAAGGTGTATCGGCTGCTGCCACCAGGAACCCTTCCTG CCCAGCCAGGGACCCAGAAATCACCATCAAAGCGACACCACAGTTCTGTGTCCTCTgagagggaggaggatgggggtACCAGGAAGAACTGCATACTCAGTCCCTCCTTGCCCCAGGACCCCCTCAAGAAT GAGGAGGTAGTGGCCAATGGGGATTCGGGCCATTCAGACTtcgggagcagcagcagcagcaacagcccTGAGCCTCAGGAAG GTACAGACAAAACTGAGGCCCCTGTCCAAGGAGATCAGGGGTCCCTGgagcttctctcctctccagactCAG AGCCTTGTGCTGACCAGGTGGACCCCTGGGGAGAGGCACTGGTGCAGATGGCCACAGACTACTCGCTGCTGCTCACCTTCATCTACGATGGGCGCGTGGTGGGTGAGGCCCAGGTGCAGAGCCTGGACTGCCGCCTCGTGGCTGAGCCCTCAGGCTCCCAGTATGGCATGGAGCAGGTGGTATTTCCCAAGCCTGGCCCACAAGAGCCCACCCAGCGCCTGCTGAGCCAGCTCGAGAGAGGCGTCCTGGTGGCCAGTAACTCCCGAGGCCTCTTCGTGCAACGCCTTtgccccatccccatctcctGGAACGCACCCAGGACCCCTCCTGGTCCAGGCCCGCATCTCCTGCCCAGCAATAAGTGCGTGGAGCTCTTCAGAACCACCCACTTCTGCAGAG ACTTGGCCAGGTACTTCCAGGGCCTGGGCCCCCCACCCAAGTTCCGGGTAACACTGAATTTCTGGGAGGAGAGCCCTGACCGCAGCCACACCCCAAAGAGTCTAATCACAGTGCAG ATGGAGCAGGCCTTTGCCCGACATTTACTGGAGGAGACTCCAGAGGAGCAGGCAGCCATTCTGTCCCTGGTGCAGAGCCTGGGGagcccgccgtcctcctcccctctctgttcTCCTGTCTCCTTTGAAAGAGATTCCTTCTCCACGTTGGCGACCGGCCTCCCTCAGTGCTAG
- the IRF9 gene encoding interferon regulatory factor 9 isoform X2, with protein MASGRARCTRKLRNWVVEQVESGQFPGVCWDDAAKTMFRIPWKHAGKQDFREDQDAAFFKAWAIFKGKYKEGDTEGPAIWKTRLRCALNKSLEFEEVPENGHRDGAEPYKVYRLLPPGTLPAQPGTQKSPSKRHHSSVSSEREEDGGTRKNCILSPSLPQDPLKNEEVVANGDSGHSDFGSSSSSNSPEPQEEPCADQVDPWGEALVQMATDYSLLLTFIYDGRVVGEAQVQSLDCRLVAEPSGSQYGMEQVVFPKPGPQEPTQRLLSQLERGVLVASNSRGLFVQRLCPIPISWNAPRTPPGPGPHLLPSNKCVELFRTTHFCRDLARYFQGLGPPPKFRVTLNFWEESPDRSHTPKSLITVQMEQAFARHLLEETPEEQAAILSLVQSLGSPPSSSPLCSPVSFERDSFSTLATGLPQC; from the exons ATGGCATCAGGCAGGGCACGCTGCACCAGAAAGCTCCGGAACTGGGTGGTAGAGCAAGTGGAAAGCGGGCAGTTCCCAGGGGTGTGCTGGGATGATGCCGCTAAGACCATGTTCCGGATTCCCTGGAAGCACGCAGGCAAGCAGGACTTCAGGGAGGACCAGGATGCCGCCTTCTTCAAG GCCTGGGCGATATTTAAGGGGAAGTACAAGGAAGGGGACACAGAAGGCCCTGCTATCTGGAAGACCCGTCTGCGCTGTGCTCTCAACAAGAGTCTTGAATTTGAGGAGGTTCCTGAGAATGGCCATCGGGACGGGGCTGAGCCCTACAAGGTGTATCGGCTGCTGCCACCAGGAACCCTTCCTG CCCAGCCAGGGACCCAGAAATCACCATCAAAGCGACACCACAGTTCTGTGTCCTCTgagagggaggaggatgggggtACCAGGAAGAACTGCATACTCAGTCCCTCCTTGCCCCAGGACCCCCTCAAGAAT GAGGAGGTAGTGGCCAATGGGGATTCGGGCCATTCAGACTtcgggagcagcagcagcagcaacagcccTGAGCCTCAGGAAG AGCCTTGTGCTGACCAGGTGGACCCCTGGGGAGAGGCACTGGTGCAGATGGCCACAGACTACTCGCTGCTGCTCACCTTCATCTACGATGGGCGCGTGGTGGGTGAGGCCCAGGTGCAGAGCCTGGACTGCCGCCTCGTGGCTGAGCCCTCAGGCTCCCAGTATGGCATGGAGCAGGTGGTATTTCCCAAGCCTGGCCCACAAGAGCCCACCCAGCGCCTGCTGAGCCAGCTCGAGAGAGGCGTCCTGGTGGCCAGTAACTCCCGAGGCCTCTTCGTGCAACGCCTTtgccccatccccatctcctGGAACGCACCCAGGACCCCTCCTGGTCCAGGCCCGCATCTCCTGCCCAGCAATAAGTGCGTGGAGCTCTTCAGAACCACCCACTTCTGCAGAG ACTTGGCCAGGTACTTCCAGGGCCTGGGCCCCCCACCCAAGTTCCGGGTAACACTGAATTTCTGGGAGGAGAGCCCTGACCGCAGCCACACCCCAAAGAGTCTAATCACAGTGCAG ATGGAGCAGGCCTTTGCCCGACATTTACTGGAGGAGACTCCAGAGGAGCAGGCAGCCATTCTGTCCCTGGTGCAGAGCCTGGGGagcccgccgtcctcctcccctctctgttcTCCTGTCTCCTTTGAAAGAGATTCCTTCTCCACGTTGGCGACCGGCCTCCCTCAGTGCTAG
- the IRF9 gene encoding interferon regulatory factor 9 isoform X3, producing MMPLRPCSGFPGSTQASRTSGRTRMPPSSRPGRYLRGSTRKGTQKALLSGRPVCAVLSTRVLNLRRFLRMAIGTGLSPTRCIGCCHQEPFLEEVVANGDSGHSDFGSSSSSNSPEPQEGTDKTEAPVQGDQGSLELLSSPDSEPCADQVDPWGEALVQMATDYSLLLTFIYDGRVVGEAQVQSLDCRLVAEPSGSQYGMEQVVFPKPGPQEPTQRLLSQLERGVLVASNSRGLFVQRLCPIPISWNAPRTPPGPGPHLLPSNKCVELFRTTHFCRDLARYFQGLGPPPKFRVTLNFWEESPDRSHTPKSLITVQMEQAFARHLLEETPEEQAAILSLVQSLGSPPSSSPLCSPVSFERDSFSTLATGLPQC from the exons ATGATGCCGCTAAGACCATGTTCCGGATTCCCTGGAAGCACGCAGGCAAGCAGGACTTCAGGGAGGACCAGGATGCCGCCTTCTTCAAG GCCTGGGCGATATTTAAGGGGAAGTACAAGGAAGGGGACACAGAAGGCCCTGCTATCTGGAAGACCCGTCTGCGCTGTGCTCTCAACAAGAGTCTTGAATTTGAGGAGGTTCCTGAGAATGGCCATCGGGACGGGGCTGAGCCCTACAAGGTGTATCGGCTGCTGCCACCAGGAACCCTTCCTG GAGGAGGTAGTGGCCAATGGGGATTCGGGCCATTCAGACTtcgggagcagcagcagcagcaacagcccTGAGCCTCAGGAAG GTACAGACAAAACTGAGGCCCCTGTCCAAGGAGATCAGGGGTCCCTGgagcttctctcctctccagactCAG AGCCTTGTGCTGACCAGGTGGACCCCTGGGGAGAGGCACTGGTGCAGATGGCCACAGACTACTCGCTGCTGCTCACCTTCATCTACGATGGGCGCGTGGTGGGTGAGGCCCAGGTGCAGAGCCTGGACTGCCGCCTCGTGGCTGAGCCCTCAGGCTCCCAGTATGGCATGGAGCAGGTGGTATTTCCCAAGCCTGGCCCACAAGAGCCCACCCAGCGCCTGCTGAGCCAGCTCGAGAGAGGCGTCCTGGTGGCCAGTAACTCCCGAGGCCTCTTCGTGCAACGCCTTtgccccatccccatctcctGGAACGCACCCAGGACCCCTCCTGGTCCAGGCCCGCATCTCCTGCCCAGCAATAAGTGCGTGGAGCTCTTCAGAACCACCCACTTCTGCAGAG ACTTGGCCAGGTACTTCCAGGGCCTGGGCCCCCCACCCAAGTTCCGGGTAACACTGAATTTCTGGGAGGAGAGCCCTGACCGCAGCCACACCCCAAAGAGTCTAATCACAGTGCAG ATGGAGCAGGCCTTTGCCCGACATTTACTGGAGGAGACTCCAGAGGAGCAGGCAGCCATTCTGTCCCTGGTGCAGAGCCTGGGGagcccgccgtcctcctcccctctctgttcTCCTGTCTCCTTTGAAAGAGATTCCTTCTCCACGTTGGCGACCGGCCTCCCTCAGTGCTAG